GCGCTATCTCGCGGATCAGCTCGAGCGGAGCCGCGCGAATCTCGGCGTGGAGACCATCGACGTCTACTATCTCCACAACCCGGAGACGCAGCTCCAGGAGGTCGACCGCCGCACGTTTCTCGCCCGCATCCGCGCCGCCTTCGAGCTGCTGGAGAGCGCGGTGGCGGCCAAGCGCGTGCGCTGGTACGGCGCGGCCACGTGGACGGGATTCCGCGGCGAGCCGAGCGCGGCGGATTATCTCTCGCTCGCCGAGCTCACGGAGGCGGCGACCGCGGTGGGCGGCAAGGATCATCACTTCCGGGTGATCCAGCTCCCCTACAATCTCGGGATGACGGAGGCCTTCACCACCCGCAATCAGCGCGCGGGGCGCGAGCAGGTAAGCCTGCTGGAGGCGGCGCGGCGAATGGACGTCTACGTGATGACCTCCGCGTCGATCTACCAAGGCCGGCTCGCGCGCGGATTGCCTCCGGTGATCGCGGAGTTCCTCCCCGGCCTCGACACCGACGCCCAGCGGGCGCTCCAGTTCGTGCGCTCGACGCCCGGCGTGGGCACGGCGCTGGTCGGCATGGCGCGCGCCGGCCACGTCGAG
This portion of the Candidatus Methylomirabilota bacterium genome encodes:
- a CDS encoding aldo/keto reductase, coding for MLAGHATAEGTAAYRARVGAAAAAAHFREWRGLALSSVGLGTYLGEDDEATDRAYEQAVARALALGLNVLDSAVNYRGQRSERAIGSALRGLTASGRVARPEVFLATKGGFIPGDSGAAGRGQPAQAYVRAGLATASDIVAGCHCMAPRYLADQLERSRANLGVETIDVYYLHNPETQLQEVDRRTFLARIRAAFELLESAVAAKRVRWYGAATWTGFRGEPSAADYLSLAELTEAATAVGGKDHHFRVIQLPYNLGMTEAFTTRNQRAGREQVSLLEAARRMDVYVMTSASIYQGRLARGLPPVIAEFLPGLDTDAQRALQFVRSTPGVGTALVGMARAGHVEENARVRAVAPLPWPEFQRLFQGEESA